The sequence GACCGAGACTGCCGTATCGCGAGCACACGCTTTCGACCGGGCTGAGGATACTGGTCGGCCGTGAAGGCACTGACAACGACCGCACAACTTTTGAATTTGCCAAGCCGTATGAACTCTGGTTCCACACGCAGCAGTGCCCCGGCTCGCACGTGGTAATGAAATTCCCGAACAAGTCCTTTGACCCGTCTCGGCGAGAGATCGAAGAGGCGGCGGCCGCCGCAGCTTTTTACAGTAAGGCCAAGAACGACTCTCTGGTCCCCGTAATCTATACTCAGCGGCGGTTCGTCCGCAAACCCCGCGGCGTCAAACCGGGTCTGGTAACGGTGGAGCGCGAGAAGTCCATCATGGTGGCACCGAGAAAACCGGACTGACCCGGGTTCCCGTCCAGCAGCCGCGACCAGCATCATACCTTCGGCCTCCTTGTGAAAACTGTAACAAGAATGTGGAGAAACCGATTGACTTTCAGACGCCGACCTGCCTACATTGATGCGTAAATGTAAGTTTGCGGCAACTAACGAGAAGCACCAATGGCTCGAGTGTTCGAAGACAGGAAAGGGCAGATTCTGAGGGAGGCCACCAGCCTCTTCAGCCGGGACGGTTACGACAAAGTGACGGTTAAACAGATCAGCGAGAAGTGCGGCATCACCGAACCGGCCGTCTATCGGCATTATGAATCAAAGGAGGCGATCTACTATGCCGTGCTGGAGTCGCTGGCGGCTCGGCTCGACCATAAGACAACTTTTGATGCCCTTGAGACCGAGACCGACATCGAGAGCCTGCTATCCACGCTGGCTACACACATCCTCGCGTTCTTCTCCGAGAATGAAGACATTTACCGACTCCTGTTATACTCCGCGCTGAGGGGGCACGCCAAGGCGAGCGAGATCTACAACGTTATCCGGGGAACGTACCAGAGTTACCTGACCCGGCAGTTGAATCGCCTGTATCAGGATGGCCGGATTGCCAAGAAGAACAACGAGATTACGGCTCGCTGCTTTATCGGAATGGTTTTCGACTGCGCTCTCGGCAAGACCCTCTGGAGGGGAATGCAGGGAAAGGTTTACGCACCGTCAGAGGTCGTCGCCAACAACGTGCCGATCTACGCCAAGGGTCTTCGAGCGTAGACTTCCCGACTCCGCCGGTTGCCTCACGGATGGCACAGCGACGCCTGAGATGCCCGTGAGAGCGTGACCCGGTTCCGCCTGTTAGTTCCGATCAGAAGGTAGGTTGGGAGAAACGGCCCTCGCTCAGACGGCCCGTCAGCGTTTCACCTTTTCGCCGGTCATAGCCTCGATCTCCTGCAGCAGCGCGGACTCCAGCTCGTCCTCGCTCATTCGCCTGACGATCTTACCTTTCTTGATCAGAATGCCCTTGCCCTCGCCGCCGGCTATACCGACGTCGGCCGCGGCTGCCTCGCCCGGGCCGTTAACGGCGCACCCCATCACGGCGACTTTCAGCGGAGCCTTGATGTGTCTGGTCTTTTCGGATATCGACTCGGCTAGCGGTATCATGTCAATCTGGCAACGGCCGCAGGTGGGGCAGGAGATAACCTCGACACCATCGTGCCTCAGCGAGCAGGAGGCTAGAATCTGCCTGGCCACCCGCACCTCGTGAACCGGGTCAGCCGTCAGGGACACGCGTATGGTATCCCCGATGCCGGTCAGAAGGATGGCGCCGATGCCGACCGATGATTTGATCGTTCCCGTTTCAAGAATGCCGGCCTCGGTGATGCCGACGTGCAGCGGATAGTCGCACCGCTCGGCAAGCATGTGATAAGCCCAGAAGGCCGTCACGGTGTTTGTCGATTTCACGGAAACGACGATATCCCGGAAATCCATCTCCTCCAGGACTGCGATTTCGCGAAGCGCCGCCTCGCAGAAGGCTTCGGGACTGTCGTGACCGTGCCGGGCCAGGACGTCTTTCGGCAGCGAGCCGGAATTGACGCCGATGCGGATGGGCACACCGGCCTCCCCGGCGGCCCTGGCGACCTCGCGCACTTTCCACTGCGCGCCGATGTTGCCCGGGTTGATGCGGATTTTGTCAAAGCCGGCGGCGATGGCCTTGAGGGCCAGCTTGTACTGAAAATGTATGTCGGCGACAAGGGGACGGTCGACCTGATCGCGAATTGCCTTCAGATGATCGGCGGCATCGTGATTGAGCACCGACAGGCGGACAATATCGCACCCGGCGTCGAATAGCTGCCCGATCTGCGCTACCGTAGCCTCGACATCGCGGGTATCGGCGGTCGTCATGGACTGTACGGTGATCGGGAAACCGCCGCCGATAATGACGCCGCCTATCTTGACGGCACGGCTGGAGCGCCGGCGAATGGGATAGTCCAGTTTCATAGTTGCTACTTGACCTTGCCCGGTCAGGGGTATAATTTACCGGTTCTACGCTTGGATACAATGAAAAGTTGGCCTTACTTCATCTGGCTCAAGCGCTTACTGCCGCTGCTTCTGGCGCTCGTCATCTGGCAGGGGTATGTTCTCGTTACACGGCTGCAAACTGAGCGACAACAGAACCTGGACCGCCAGTATGCCCTCGTAACGGCGGACATCTGGATCGCCACGGCTCGCTTTCGTGACGACCCACAAGCGTATATGGCCTACAGGGATTCGGTGCTGGCCGCAAACGGCCTGTCGGCCGAGCAGATGTTTGCCTACCTGGAACGCCACTGGGATCGCCCGGAGGAATACCACTCGTTTGTGCGAATGCTCAACGAGGTCACTGATTCGCTTGGCCGGATGGAGGACTCGTTGAGCGTGGAAGCGGAGAGCCTGAAGGCGGACTCAGCCGCCGGCCAATAACCACCCTCACCGACGCGGTGCTCATTCGACTCTGAACGCGTCCGGAAAGTGTTCCAGTTCACCATCCACAAACGTGACAACGTCAAACCTCAGATCGCAGTGCTCGATGTTCCTGTCGATGAGAAACCGTCGGGCGGCGTCGATCAGGTTGCTGATCTTGCGGCCGTCGACGCGTTCGGCCGGGTGGCCGAACCGACGTGAGGATCCGGATTTGACCTCGACAAAGACGATCAGGTCGGCTTTCCTGACTATCAGGTCAAGTTCCTTGTGCCCCGCGTGCCAGTTGCGCTCGAGGATCTCGAAACCGTTGTCCTGGTAATACCGGGCGGCCCGCTGCTCGAAGACCCGCCCCCGGCTGACTTTCCGCCCCGGGGCGCGGCCGCCGCCTTCAGAGAAGGGTGTGCACATTCACGAGTTCCGCGACCGGCTTGTACGTCCTGCGGTGAATCTCACAGGGGCCGTGTTCTCGCAGTTCGCGCAGGTGAGCCGGCGTCGGGTAGCCCTTGTGGGTGGCGAACGAGTAGGAGGGGAACAGCGCTTCGTACCGGTCCATCATCCTGTCCCGGGAGACCTTGGCAATGATCGAAGCCGCCGAAACGCACCGGCAGTGTCTGTCTCCGCCGACGATGGCAATCTGCTGGTGAGAGATGTTGGGAATGCAGTACTTGCCGTCGACAATGACGAAATCGGGGTTCTGCTTCAGGTCCATAATGGCCTTGCGCATGGCCATGA comes from Acidobacteriota bacterium and encodes:
- a CDS encoding TetR/AcrR family transcriptional regulator translates to MARVFEDRKGQILREATSLFSRDGYDKVTVKQISEKCGITEPAVYRHYESKEAIYYAVLESLAARLDHKTTFDALETETDIESLLSTLATHILAFFSENEDIYRLLLYSALRGHAKASEIYNVIRGTYQSYLTRQLNRLYQDGRIAKKNNEITARCFIGMVFDCALGKTLWRGMQGKVYAPSEVVANNVPIYAKGLRA
- the ispG gene encoding flavodoxin-dependent (E)-4-hydroxy-3-methylbut-2-enyl-diphosphate synthase; amino-acid sequence: MKLDYPIRRRSSRAVKIGGVIIGGGFPITVQSMTTADTRDVEATVAQIGQLFDAGCDIVRLSVLNHDAADHLKAIRDQVDRPLVADIHFQYKLALKAIAAGFDKIRINPGNIGAQWKVREVARAAGEAGVPIRIGVNSGSLPKDVLARHGHDSPEAFCEAALREIAVLEEMDFRDIVVSVKSTNTVTAFWAYHMLAERCDYPLHVGITEAGILETGTIKSSVGIGAILLTGIGDTIRVSLTADPVHEVRVARQILASCSLRHDGVEVISCPTCGRCQIDMIPLAESISEKTRHIKAPLKVAVMGCAVNGPGEAAAADVGIAGGEGKGILIKKGKIVRRMSEDELESALLQEIEAMTGEKVKR
- a CDS encoding YraN family protein, with product MCTPFSEGGGRAPGRKVSRGRVFEQRAARYYQDNGFEILERNWHAGHKELDLIVRKADLIVFVEVKSGSSRRFGHPAERVDGRKISNLIDAARRFLIDRNIEHCDLRFDVVTFVDGELEHFPDAFRVE
- a CDS encoding ribonuclease HII, whose protein sequence is MRRDVTDSSDTLQTLDFERTLYAKGYGAICGVDECGRGPLAGPVVAAAVILPAEATIEGLDDSKRLTPLRRERVFEQIAGLGLVCSIGIMDHECVDRWNIHRASLMAMRKAIMDLKQNPDFVIVDGKYCIPNISHQQIAIVGGDRHCRCVSAASIIAKVSRDRMMDRYEALFPSYSFATHKGYPTPAHLRELREHGPCEIHRRTYKPVAELVNVHTLL